A genomic segment from Micromonospora echinaurantiaca encodes:
- a CDS encoding TrmH family RNA methyltransferase, with the protein MFTGRGSGPAGPVRQNRRVPVHQITDPDDDRIADYRALTDVELRTRWEPPHGLFIAEGELVLRRALRAGYPARSYLVDAKRVDQLADLDTGDAPVYAATPDVLQRATGFHVHRGVLASFRRKPLPTATEVLATARRAVILEDVNNHTNLGAVFRGAAALGIDAVLLSPTCADPLYRRSVRVSMGEVFAVPYAKFERWPAGLDQAREAGFTVLAMTPAPDAVPIQRLTAAHRERAALLLGAEGPGLTAAAQAASDVRVVIPMRRGVDSLNVAAAAAVAFWELGRDDPL; encoded by the coding sequence ATGTTCACCGGACGGGGCAGCGGCCCCGCCGGACCGGTCCGGCAGAATCGGCGGGTGCCCGTCCACCAGATCACCGACCCCGACGACGACCGGATCGCCGACTACCGCGCGCTGACCGACGTCGAGCTGCGCACCCGTTGGGAACCGCCGCACGGGCTGTTCATCGCCGAGGGCGAGCTGGTGCTGCGCCGGGCGCTGCGGGCCGGCTACCCGGCCCGGTCGTACCTGGTGGACGCGAAGCGGGTGGACCAGCTCGCCGACCTCGACACCGGGGACGCCCCGGTCTACGCCGCCACCCCCGACGTGCTCCAGCGGGCCACCGGCTTCCACGTGCACCGCGGCGTGCTGGCGTCGTTCCGCCGCAAGCCGCTGCCGACGGCGACCGAGGTGCTGGCCACCGCGCGACGGGCGGTGATCCTCGAGGACGTCAACAACCACACCAACCTGGGCGCCGTCTTCCGGGGCGCTGCCGCCCTCGGCATCGATGCCGTGCTGCTCTCCCCGACCTGCGCCGACCCGCTGTACCGGCGCAGCGTCCGGGTCAGCATGGGCGAGGTGTTCGCGGTGCCGTACGCCAAGTTCGAGCGCTGGCCCGCGGGCCTGGACCAGGCACGGGAAGCAGGTTTCACGGTGCTCGCCATGACGCCGGCTCCGGACGCCGTGCCGATCCAGCGGCTCACCGCGGCGCACCGCGAGCGGGCGGCGCTGCTCCTCGGAGCCGAGGGCCCGGGCCTCACCGCCGCGGCTCAGGCAGCCAGCGATGTGCGGGTGGTCATCCCGATGCGGCGCGGAGTGGACTCGTTGAACGTGGCGGCCGCGGCCGCCGTGGCGTTCTGGGAACTCGGGCGCGACGATCCCCTGTGA
- a CDS encoding thiamine pyrophosphate-requiring protein, which yields MSADRSDGWRGDGRVAADPWPLPRDATVADHLVQRLACWGVRRYFGYPGDGINGMTSALQRTAERAQFIQVRHEETAGFAASAHVKYGGGPLGCVLVTSGPGAIHALNGLYDAKLDHQPVVALVGHTALTAEGGGYYQEVDLLALYKDVAAAFLAQLDHPAQVRHLVDRACRTALARRTVTALVLPLDVQDKPAVPEPPYAHGYYHTSSVPSSGPTVPPAAEVRRAAEVLGAGERVAMLVGQGALGAETEVREVAHRLGAGVATALLGFTAVDHREPWVTGAIGLLGTRPSWDMMRDCDRLLIVGSNMPYSEFYPPPGKARAVQIDRDGTQLGLRYPTEVNLTGNAAPTLRALLRELGPGPAPTRWRETIAAATSSWRQAQRDLAGQSADPVNPQLLFSALSDRLPDDVMLAVDCGTTTAWYARHIQVRPGMLASLSGTLLSMGGAMPYALSAKFAHPDRPLVALIGDGAMQMNGVNELITVAKYWRSWADPRFVVLVLNNRDLAFVSWEQRSSEGTPMFPDSQQLPDIGYHRWAEVLGLGGELVDSPDQVPGVWERVLSADRPVVINALVDPAELMLPPHFTADQARRTAAAMLRGDTDWAGIVRRGLPATVAAFRPRRG from the coding sequence GTGAGCGCAGACCGCAGTGACGGGTGGCGGGGCGACGGGCGGGTGGCGGCCGATCCGTGGCCGCTGCCCCGGGACGCCACCGTCGCCGACCACCTCGTGCAACGGCTGGCCTGCTGGGGCGTACGCCGCTACTTCGGTTATCCGGGCGACGGCATCAACGGCATGACCTCGGCGCTGCAACGCACCGCCGAGCGGGCGCAGTTCATCCAGGTCCGGCACGAGGAGACCGCCGGGTTCGCCGCGTCCGCGCACGTCAAGTACGGCGGCGGGCCGCTGGGCTGCGTCCTGGTGACCAGCGGGCCCGGGGCGATCCACGCGCTCAACGGCCTCTACGACGCCAAGCTGGACCATCAGCCGGTGGTCGCCCTGGTCGGCCACACCGCCCTCACCGCCGAGGGCGGCGGCTACTACCAGGAGGTCGACCTGCTCGCCCTCTACAAGGACGTCGCGGCGGCGTTCCTGGCCCAGCTCGACCATCCCGCGCAGGTCCGCCACCTGGTCGACCGGGCCTGCCGGACGGCCCTGGCCCGCCGTACCGTGACCGCCCTGGTCCTCCCGCTGGACGTGCAGGACAAGCCGGCCGTCCCGGAGCCGCCCTACGCGCACGGCTACTACCACACCAGCAGCGTGCCGAGCAGCGGGCCGACCGTGCCGCCGGCGGCCGAGGTACGCCGCGCCGCCGAGGTGCTCGGCGCCGGCGAGCGGGTGGCCATGCTGGTCGGGCAGGGCGCGCTCGGCGCCGAGACCGAGGTACGGGAGGTGGCCCACCGGCTGGGCGCGGGAGTGGCCACCGCGCTGCTGGGGTTCACCGCGGTCGACCATCGGGAGCCCTGGGTGACCGGCGCGATCGGTCTGCTCGGCACCCGCCCGAGCTGGGACATGATGCGCGACTGCGACCGGCTGCTGATCGTGGGCAGCAACATGCCGTACTCGGAGTTCTATCCGCCGCCGGGCAAGGCCCGGGCGGTGCAGATCGACCGGGACGGCACCCAGCTGGGGCTGCGCTACCCGACCGAGGTGAACCTGACCGGCAACGCCGCCCCCACCCTGCGGGCGCTGCTGCGGGAACTCGGCCCCGGGCCGGCCCCGACCCGCTGGCGGGAGACGATCGCTGCGGCGACCTCGTCCTGGCGGCAGGCGCAGCGGGACCTGGCCGGGCAGTCCGCCGACCCGGTCAACCCGCAACTGCTGTTCAGCGCCCTCAGCGACCGGCTGCCCGACGACGTGATGCTCGCGGTCGACTGCGGCACCACCACCGCCTGGTACGCCCGGCACATCCAGGTCCGCCCCGGGATGCTGGCCAGCCTCTCCGGCACCCTGCTCTCCATGGGCGGCGCCATGCCGTACGCGCTGTCGGCCAAGTTCGCCCACCCGGACCGCCCGCTGGTGGCCCTGATCGGCGACGGCGCGATGCAGATGAACGGGGTCAACGAGCTGATCACCGTGGCGAAGTACTGGCGCAGCTGGGCCGACCCGCGGTTCGTGGTGCTGGTGCTGAACAACCGGGACCTGGCCTTCGTCAGCTGGGAGCAGCGCTCCAGCGAGGGGACGCCGATGTTCCCGGACAGCCAGCAACTGCCCGACATCGGCTACCACCGCTGGGCGGAGGTGCTGGGGCTCGGCGGTGAGCTGGTCGACTCCCCCGACCAGGTGCCGGGAGTCTGGGAGCGGGTCCTCTCCGCCGACCGGCCGGTGGTGATCAACGCCCTGGTGGACCCGGCCGAGCTGATGCTGCCGCCGCACTTCACCGCCGACCAGGCGCGCAGGACGGCGGCGGCGATGCTGCGCGGCGACACCGACTGGGCCGGGATCGTCCGGCGCGGGCTGCCCGCCACGGTCGCCGCCTTCCGCCCGCGCCGCGGCTGA